One window of the Marmota flaviventris isolate mMarFla1 chromosome 2, mMarFla1.hap1, whole genome shotgun sequence genome contains the following:
- the LOC114106959 gene encoding signal-regulatory protein beta-1-like isoform X6, with protein sequence MSAPAYWPQCSCPVLLLTLLLGLTGAAAQELQVIQPEKSVSVAAGESATLHCTVTSLLPVGPTQWFKGAGPGRELIYNFKEGHFPRVTVLSDVTKRDNKDFSIRISNVTPADTGTYYCVKFQKSTPHDKEYKSGPGTELSVRARPSPPMVWGPATRATSGQTVSFTCQSHGFSPRNITLKWFKNGNELSHTQTSVHPTGESVSFNVTSTAQVTLAPGDVHSQVICEVAHVTLQGSPLRGTANLSDTVRVPPTLEVTPQPTMAWNLVNVTCQVKHFYPRSLQVTWEENGNVSRTETGSTLSENKDGTFNLTSWLLVNSSVHREDVTFTCRVEHDGQPATTRNYTLQVSAGPREQGLDNTPGAAKSTLSSYLIALFLGPKILLGVSVSALYVHRKQKS encoded by the exons ATGTCTGCACCTGCCTACTGGCCCCAGTGTTCCTGTCCTGTCCTGCTGCTGACCCTCCTACTGGGACTCACAG GAGCGGCTGCACAGGAGCTGCAGGTGATTCAGCCTGAGAAGTCAGTGTCTGTCGCTGCTGGAGAGTCGGCCACTCTGCACTGCACTGTGACCTCCCTGCTCCCCGTGGGACCCACCCAGTGGTTTAAGGGGGCAGGGCCAGGCCGGGAGTTGATCTACAACTTCAAAGAAGGCCACTTTCCCCGAGTCACAGTTCTCTCAGATGTCACAAAGAGGGACAACAAGGACTTTTCCATCCGCATCAGTAACGTCACCCCAGCAGACACCGGCACCTACTACTGTGTGAAGTTCCAGAAATCGACCCCTCATGATAAGGAGTATAAGTCTGGACCAGGCACCGAGTTGTCTGTGCGAG CGAGACCTTCTCCCCCCATGGTATGGGGTCCAGCGACCAGGGCCACATCTGGGCAGACGGTGAGCTTCACCTGCCAGTCCCATGGCTTCTCCCCCCGGAACATCACCCTCAAGTGGTTCAAAAATGGGAATGAGCTCTCGCACACCCAGACCAGCGTGCACCCCACGGGAGAAAGTGTGTCCTTCAATGTGACCAGCACAGCCCAGGTGACCCTGGCCCCTGGAGACGTCCACTCTCAAGTCATCTGTGAGGTGGCCCACGTCACCCTACAGGGGAGCCCTCTTCGTGGGACTGCCAACTTGTCTGACACTGTCCGAG TTCCGCCCACCCTGGAGGTCACCCCACAGCCCACCATGGCATGGAACCTTGTGAACGTCACCTGCCAGGTGAAGCACTTCTACCCCCGGAGCCTACAGGTGACCTGGGAGGAGAATGGAAATGTGTCCAGGACAGAAACAGGCTCGACCCTCTCAGAGAACAAGGACGGGACCTTCAACCTGACGAGCTGGCTGCTGGTCAACTCCTCTGTGCACAGGGAGGACGTGACGTTCACCTGCCGGGTGGAGCACGATGGGCAGCCAGCCACCACCAGGAACTACACCCTGCAGGTCTCTGCTGGCCCCAGGGAGCAAGGCCTGGACAACACCCCTG
- the LOC114106959 gene encoding signal-regulatory protein beta-1-like isoform X5 — protein sequence MSAPAYWPQCSCPVLLLTLLLGLTGAAAQELQVIQPEKSVSVAAGESATLHCTVTSLLPVGPTQWFKGAGPGRELIYNFKEGHFPRVTVLSDVTKRDNKDFSIRISNVTPADTGTYYCVKFQKSTPHDKEYKSGPGTELSVRARPSPPMVWGPATRATSGQTVSFTCQSHGFSPRNITLKWFKNGNELSHTQTSVHPTGESVSFNVTSTAQVTLAPGDVHSQVICEVAHVTLQGSPLRGTANLSDTVRVPPTLEVTPQPTMAWNLVNVTCQVKHFYPRSLQVTWEENGNVSRTETGSTLSENKDGTFNLTSWLLVNSSVHREDVTFTCRVEHDGQPATTRNYTLQVSAGPREQGLDNTPGAVKSTLASYLIGLFLGPKILLGVSVSALYIHRKQKF from the exons ATGTCTGCACCTGCCTACTGGCCCCAGTGTTCCTGTCCTGTCCTGCTGCTGACCCTCCTACTGGGACTCACAG GAGCGGCTGCACAGGAGCTGCAGGTGATTCAGCCTGAGAAGTCAGTGTCTGTCGCTGCTGGAGAGTCGGCCACTCTGCACTGCACTGTGACCTCCCTGCTCCCCGTGGGACCCACCCAGTGGTTTAAGGGGGCAGGGCCAGGCCGGGAGTTGATCTACAACTTCAAAGAAGGCCACTTTCCCCGAGTCACAGTTCTCTCAGATGTCACAAAGAGGGACAACAAGGACTTTTCCATCCGCATCAGTAACGTCACCCCAGCAGACACCGGCACCTACTACTGTGTGAAGTTCCAGAAATCGACCCCTCATGATAAGGAGTATAAGTCTGGACCAGGCACCGAGTTGTCTGTGCGAG CGAGACCTTCTCCCCCCATGGTATGGGGTCCAGCGACCAGGGCCACATCTGGGCAGACGGTGAGCTTCACCTGCCAGTCCCATGGCTTCTCCCCCCGGAACATCACCCTCAAGTGGTTCAAAAATGGGAATGAGCTCTCGCACACCCAGACCAGCGTGCACCCCACGGGAGAAAGTGTGTCCTTCAATGTGACCAGCACAGCCCAGGTGACCCTGGCCCCTGGAGACGTCCACTCTCAAGTCATCTGTGAGGTGGCCCACGTCACCCTACAGGGGAGCCCTCTTCGTGGGACTGCCAACTTGTCTGACACTGTCCGAG TTCCGCCCACCCTGGAGGTCACCCCACAGCCCACCATGGCATGGAACCTTGTGAACGTCACCTGCCAGGTGAAGCACTTCTACCCCCGGAGCCTACAGGTGACCTGGGAGGAGAATGGAAATGTGTCCAGGACAGAAACAGGCTCGACCCTCTCAGAGAACAAGGACGGGACCTTCAACCTGACGAGCTGGCTGCTGGTCAACTCCTCTGTGCACAGGGAGGACGTGACGTTCACCTGCCGGGTGGAGCACGATGGGCAGCCAGCCACCACCAGGAACTACACCCTGCAGGTCTCTGCTGGCCCCAGGGAGCAAGGCCTGGACAACACCCCTG